From Lagopus muta isolate bLagMut1 chromosome 15, bLagMut1 primary, whole genome shotgun sequence, the proteins below share one genomic window:
- the MRTFB gene encoding myocardin-related transcription factor B isoform X4: protein MDHVGTADAEDDPGSLPRLAPSPHSEAVAHEFKELSLQPSQCLPPLNERKNVLQLRLQQRRTREQLVDQGIMPPLKSPAAFHEQIKSLERARTENFLKHKIRSRPDRSELVRMHILEETFAEPSLQATQMKLKRARLADDLNEKIAQRPGPMELVEKNILPVDSSVKEAIIAVGQQNYPQALDDYSFDEDSSDALSPDQPASQESQGSAASPGEPKTSDSPSPITPNATTSTQYPPLTSPVPEFLKTPPTIEHVTRSTATATMTTSTVTAAKPGPTLVKQSHPKNPNDKHRSKKCKEPKPRVKKLKYHQYIPPDQKGEKNEPQMDSNYARLLQQQQLFLQLQILSQQQQHYNYQTILPAPLKPLSDKQNNSGNTPLSALNNNTPTSAANATRQNSNVPSRKPGPLPSSLDDLKVAELKMELKLRGLPVSGTKTDLIERLKPYQDLNNNGVTTCSSATVTTSTGATGNTGEMAVAFPVATLNKTVANTISSFPLEKTATGPGCKAINTENVSSPLPISPSPSEQSNLSTDDTGMADTFTEMMTMVSPSQFLSTSPLRTNTSDDNQNRSSGKISSMEFDVAEKDRKLQEKEKQIEELKRKLEQEQKLVEVLKMQLEVEKRGQQQQSQTSGNSAALEQKQFSAAVKDENALTDCSSTSQSVSVASHPLGQPVYTTGQNPVAQKAVIIKQEIPVAKADPQSAISQFYVNPQRQPQTAVVAQPQALLTTQGTQLLLPLSIQGPNSATSVQLPVGNIKLQVFPPTTSTTVFSYQTAPVTTPSQSFINKTSNSNIRSGNNQTPSVQNGPVPPNKPGSPSQAQSYIVQQSLFNSTASKTKDPPRYEEAIKQTRNIQTSHREISSAHSQQMDDLFDILIKSGEISLPIKEEPSPISKMRPVTANITTMPVNTVISRPPPQIQMAPPPVSLEPTTSLSISLENQLEALLDGTLPSGNEIPQLTSGNEDRESFSLIEDLQNDLLNHSSILDHSHSPMETSDPQFTTNSSCLSLDLPDTNLDNMEWLDITMPSSSSGLTPLNSAAPSVFSTDFLDTQDLQLHWD, encoded by the exons TACTTCAGCTGAGGCTACAACAAAGACGGACACGTGAACAGCTGGTGGACCAGGGCATCATGCCAC CTTTGAAAAGTCCCGCTGCATTCCACGAGCAGATAAAGAGCCTGGAGCGAGCCAGG aCTGAAAATTTTTTGAAGCACAAGATTCGCAGCAGACCGGACCGGTCTGAGCTGGTCAGAATGCACATCCTTGAAG AGACCTTTGCAGAGCCTTCGTTGCAAGCCACTCAGATGAAACTGAAGAGAGCACGCTTGGCAGATGATCTGAATGAGAAGATTGCGCAGAGGCCTGGCCCTATGGAGctggtagaaaaaaatattctgcctGTAGATTCCAGTGTTAAAGAGGCAATTATAG CAGTTGGACAACAGAATTACCCTCAAGCTTTGGATGACTATTCATTTGATGAAGACAGCAGTGATGCTTTATCACCAGatcagccagccagccaagaaTCCCAAGGTTCAGCTGCTTCCCCTGGTGAACCAAAAACAAGTGACTCACCATCACCAATAACACCAAATGCTACTACTTCTACACAG tATCCACCTTTAACCTCTCCAGTTCCTGAATTCCTTAAAACTCCTCCCACAATCGAACACGTTACACGTTCTACTGCTACAGCCACCATGACCACAAGTACTGTGACTGCAGCAAAGCCTGGGCCAACATTAGTAAAG CAAAGCCACCCAAAGAACCCAAATGATAAGCATCGGAGTAAGAAATGTAAGGAACCTAAACCAAGGGTGAAAAAATTGAAGTATCATCAATATATTCCACCTGATCAGAAAGGTGAGAAGAACGAGCCACAGATGGACTCAAACTATGCTCGTCTGCTACAACAGCAGCAACTGTTTTTGCAGCTGCAGATCCTGAGCCAACAGCAACAACACTACAACTACCAGACAATTCTGCCTGCACCACTGAA GCCACTGAGTGACAAACAGAATAACAGTGGGAACACACCACTAAGTGCTTTGAACAACAACACACCAACATCAGCTGCAAACGCAACAAGACAGAACAGTAACGTTCCTAGCCGGAAACCAGGACCTCTGCCTTCAAGTTTGGATGACTTGAAG GTAGCAGAGCTTAAAATGGAGTTGAAGTTGAGAGGATTACCTGTGTCTGGAACAAAAACAGATCTTATTGAGCGTCTGAAACCCTACCAAGATCTCAATAACAACGGAGTCACTACTTGCAGCTCTGCTACAGTCACTACTTCTACTGGAGCCACAGGTAACACAGGGGAAATGGCTGTGGCATTTCCTGTTGCAACACTAAATAAAACAGTGGCTAATACCATATCCAGCTTTCCTCTGGAAAAAACAGCTACTGGACCTGGCTGCAAAGCAATAAATACTGAGAACGTTAGCTCTCCCTTGCCTATATCTCCCTCCCCTTCAGAACAATCTAATCTAAGCACAGATGATACTGGTATGGCAGACACTTTCACAGAAATGATGACCATGGTGTCACCATCTCAGTTCTTAAGTACTTCGCCACTAAGAACAAATACAAGTGATGATAATCAGAATCGGAGCAGTGGAAAAATCTCAAGCATGGAATTTGATGTAGCAGAAAAGGACCGCAagcttcaagaaaaagaaaaacagattgaaGAGCTCAAAAGGAAACTGGAACAAGAGCAGAAACTTGTGGAAGTACTGAAAATGCAACTTGAGGTTGAAAAAAGGGGACAGCAGCAACAGTCTCAGACTTCTGGTAACTCAGCTGCTTTGGAACAGAAGCaattcagtgctgctgtcaaaGATGAAAATGCTCTTACTGACTGCTCAAGCACAAGTCAATCTGTATCTGTAGCTAGTCATCCTTTAGGACAACCAGTATACACCACTGGACAGAATCCAGTTGCCCAAAAGGCAGTTATCATCAAACAGGAGATACCTGTGGCCAAAGCTGACCCTCAGAGTGCGATTTCTCAATTTTATGTTAATCCACAGAGGCAACCACAAACTGCAGTTGTTGCCCAACCTCAAGCTTTACTGACGACACAAGGAACACAGCTGCTCCTTCCACTATCTATCCAGGGACCGAATTCTGCCACTTCGGTGCAGCTACCAGTTGGAAATATAAAGCTACAG GTTTTTCCACCTACCACATCAACTACAGTGTTTTCCTATCAGACTGCACCAGTTACAACACCTTCACAATCTTTTATTAACAAAACATCAAACTCTAACATTCGCAGTGGTAATAATCAGACTCCCTCTGTGCAGAATGGACCTGTTCCTCCTAATAAG CCTGGCTCCCCATCTCAAGCCCAGTCTTATATTGTTCAGCAGTCGCTCTTCAACAGCACAGCATCCAAGACAAAAGACCCCCCCCGTTATGAAGAGGCCATAAAACAGACCCGCAATATTCAGACATCTCACCGTGAG ATTTCCAGCGCACACAGCCAGCAGATGGATGATCTTTTTGATATTCTCATCAAAAGTGGAG AGATTTCCCTTCCAATAAAGGAAGAACCATCTCCCATTTCTAAAATGAGACCAGTAACAGCCAACATCACTACAATGCCAGTAAATACAGTGATATCCCGCCCACCACCACAGATCCAAATGGCCCCTCCTCCTGTGTCCTTGGAACCAACAACCAGCTTATCTATAAGTCTGGAAAACCAACTTGAAGCCCTCCTGGATGGAACTTTACCTTCAGGTAATGAAATTCCTCAATTGACAAGCGGTAACGAGGACAGAGAGTCGTTTTCTTTAATTGAAGACCTCCAGAATGATCTGCTTAATCACTCCAGCATTTTAGATCACTCCCATTCACCCATGGAAACGTCTGACCCCCAGTTTACCACTAATAGTTCTTGTCTATCTCTTGACCTTCCTGACACAAATTTAGACAATATGGAATGGCTGGACATTACAATGCCCAGCTCCTCATCTGGACTCACTCCTCTCAACTCTGCTGCCCCCAGCGTGTTCTCCACTGACTTCCTAGATACACAGGACCTACAGTTGCACTGGGATTAA
- the MRTFB gene encoding myocardin-related transcription factor B isoform X1 — MDHVGTADAEDDPGSLPRLAPSPHSEAVAHEFKELSLQPSQCLPPLNERKNVLQLRLQQRRTREQLVDQGIMPPLKSPAAFHEQIKSLERARTENFLKHKIRSRPDRSELVRMHILEETFAEPSLQATQMKLKRARLADDLNEKIAQRPGPMELVEKNILPVDSSVKEAIIAVGQQNYPQALDDYSFDEDSSDALSPDQPASQESQGSAASPGEPKTSDSPSPITPNATTSTQYPPLTSPVPEFLKTPPTIEHVTRSTATATMTTSTVTAAKPGPTLVKQSHPKNPNDKHRSKKCKEPKPRVKKLKYHQYIPPDQKGEKNEPQMDSNYARLLQQQQLFLQLQILSQQQQHYNYQTILPAPLKPLSDKQNNSGNTPLSALNNNTPTSAANATRQNSNVPSRKPGPLPSSLDDLKVAELKMELKLRGLPVSGTKTDLIERLKPYQDLNNNGVTTCSSATVTTSTGATGNTGEMAVAFPVATLNKTVANTISSFPLEKTATGPGCKAINTENVSSPLPISPSPSEQSNLSTDDTGMADTFTEMMTMVSPSQFLSTSPLRTNTSDDNQNRSSGKISSMEFDVAEKDRKLQEKEKQIEELKRKLEQEQKLVEVLKMQLEVEKRGQQQQSQTSGNSAALEQKQFSAAVKDENALTDCSSTSQSVSVASHPLGQPVYTTGQNPVAQKAVIIKQEIPVAKADPQSAISQFYVNPQRQPQTAVVAQPQALLTTQGTQLLLPLSIQGPNSATSVQLPVGNIKLQAQSQAGIQTPSQIPAPIPSSGPVQTAAKTHTPQSKQNTITQHALGQTQQIRKVFPPTTSTTVFSYQTAPVTTPSQSFINKTSNSNIRSGNNQTPSVQNGPVPPNKPGSPSQAQSYIVQQSLFNSTASKTKDPPRYEEAIKQTRNIQTSHREISSAHSQQMDDLFDILIKSGEISLPIKEEPSPISKMRPVTANITTMPVNTVISRPPPQIQMAPPPVSLEPTTSLSISLENQLEALLDGTLPSGNEIPQLTSGNEDRESFSLIEDLQNDLLNHSSILDHSHSPMETSDPQFTTNSSCLSLDLPDTNLDNMEWLDITMPSSSSGLTPLNSAAPSVFSTDFLDTQDLQLHWD; from the exons TACTTCAGCTGAGGCTACAACAAAGACGGACACGTGAACAGCTGGTGGACCAGGGCATCATGCCAC CTTTGAAAAGTCCCGCTGCATTCCACGAGCAGATAAAGAGCCTGGAGCGAGCCAGG aCTGAAAATTTTTTGAAGCACAAGATTCGCAGCAGACCGGACCGGTCTGAGCTGGTCAGAATGCACATCCTTGAAG AGACCTTTGCAGAGCCTTCGTTGCAAGCCACTCAGATGAAACTGAAGAGAGCACGCTTGGCAGATGATCTGAATGAGAAGATTGCGCAGAGGCCTGGCCCTATGGAGctggtagaaaaaaatattctgcctGTAGATTCCAGTGTTAAAGAGGCAATTATAG CAGTTGGACAACAGAATTACCCTCAAGCTTTGGATGACTATTCATTTGATGAAGACAGCAGTGATGCTTTATCACCAGatcagccagccagccaagaaTCCCAAGGTTCAGCTGCTTCCCCTGGTGAACCAAAAACAAGTGACTCACCATCACCAATAACACCAAATGCTACTACTTCTACACAG tATCCACCTTTAACCTCTCCAGTTCCTGAATTCCTTAAAACTCCTCCCACAATCGAACACGTTACACGTTCTACTGCTACAGCCACCATGACCACAAGTACTGTGACTGCAGCAAAGCCTGGGCCAACATTAGTAAAG CAAAGCCACCCAAAGAACCCAAATGATAAGCATCGGAGTAAGAAATGTAAGGAACCTAAACCAAGGGTGAAAAAATTGAAGTATCATCAATATATTCCACCTGATCAGAAAGGTGAGAAGAACGAGCCACAGATGGACTCAAACTATGCTCGTCTGCTACAACAGCAGCAACTGTTTTTGCAGCTGCAGATCCTGAGCCAACAGCAACAACACTACAACTACCAGACAATTCTGCCTGCACCACTGAA GCCACTGAGTGACAAACAGAATAACAGTGGGAACACACCACTAAGTGCTTTGAACAACAACACACCAACATCAGCTGCAAACGCAACAAGACAGAACAGTAACGTTCCTAGCCGGAAACCAGGACCTCTGCCTTCAAGTTTGGATGACTTGAAG GTAGCAGAGCTTAAAATGGAGTTGAAGTTGAGAGGATTACCTGTGTCTGGAACAAAAACAGATCTTATTGAGCGTCTGAAACCCTACCAAGATCTCAATAACAACGGAGTCACTACTTGCAGCTCTGCTACAGTCACTACTTCTACTGGAGCCACAGGTAACACAGGGGAAATGGCTGTGGCATTTCCTGTTGCAACACTAAATAAAACAGTGGCTAATACCATATCCAGCTTTCCTCTGGAAAAAACAGCTACTGGACCTGGCTGCAAAGCAATAAATACTGAGAACGTTAGCTCTCCCTTGCCTATATCTCCCTCCCCTTCAGAACAATCTAATCTAAGCACAGATGATACTGGTATGGCAGACACTTTCACAGAAATGATGACCATGGTGTCACCATCTCAGTTCTTAAGTACTTCGCCACTAAGAACAAATACAAGTGATGATAATCAGAATCGGAGCAGTGGAAAAATCTCAAGCATGGAATTTGATGTAGCAGAAAAGGACCGCAagcttcaagaaaaagaaaaacagattgaaGAGCTCAAAAGGAAACTGGAACAAGAGCAGAAACTTGTGGAAGTACTGAAAATGCAACTTGAGGTTGAAAAAAGGGGACAGCAGCAACAGTCTCAGACTTCTGGTAACTCAGCTGCTTTGGAACAGAAGCaattcagtgctgctgtcaaaGATGAAAATGCTCTTACTGACTGCTCAAGCACAAGTCAATCTGTATCTGTAGCTAGTCATCCTTTAGGACAACCAGTATACACCACTGGACAGAATCCAGTTGCCCAAAAGGCAGTTATCATCAAACAGGAGATACCTGTGGCCAAAGCTGACCCTCAGAGTGCGATTTCTCAATTTTATGTTAATCCACAGAGGCAACCACAAACTGCAGTTGTTGCCCAACCTCAAGCTTTACTGACGACACAAGGAACACAGCTGCTCCTTCCACTATCTATCCAGGGACCGAATTCTGCCACTTCGGTGCAGCTACCAGTTGGAAATATAAAGCTACAG GCTCAATCACAAGCTGGAATACAGACCCCATCACAAATACCTGCTCCTATTCCTTCCTCTGGCCCGGTCCAGACAGCAGCTAAGACGCATACTCcacaatcaaaacaaaacaccatcacGCAGCATGCACTTGGTCAGACCCAACAAATCAGAAAG GTTTTTCCACCTACCACATCAACTACAGTGTTTTCCTATCAGACTGCACCAGTTACAACACCTTCACAATCTTTTATTAACAAAACATCAAACTCTAACATTCGCAGTGGTAATAATCAGACTCCCTCTGTGCAGAATGGACCTGTTCCTCCTAATAAG CCTGGCTCCCCATCTCAAGCCCAGTCTTATATTGTTCAGCAGTCGCTCTTCAACAGCACAGCATCCAAGACAAAAGACCCCCCCCGTTATGAAGAGGCCATAAAACAGACCCGCAATATTCAGACATCTCACCGTGAG ATTTCCAGCGCACACAGCCAGCAGATGGATGATCTTTTTGATATTCTCATCAAAAGTGGAG AGATTTCCCTTCCAATAAAGGAAGAACCATCTCCCATTTCTAAAATGAGACCAGTAACAGCCAACATCACTACAATGCCAGTAAATACAGTGATATCCCGCCCACCACCACAGATCCAAATGGCCCCTCCTCCTGTGTCCTTGGAACCAACAACCAGCTTATCTATAAGTCTGGAAAACCAACTTGAAGCCCTCCTGGATGGAACTTTACCTTCAGGTAATGAAATTCCTCAATTGACAAGCGGTAACGAGGACAGAGAGTCGTTTTCTTTAATTGAAGACCTCCAGAATGATCTGCTTAATCACTCCAGCATTTTAGATCACTCCCATTCACCCATGGAAACGTCTGACCCCCAGTTTACCACTAATAGTTCTTGTCTATCTCTTGACCTTCCTGACACAAATTTAGACAATATGGAATGGCTGGACATTACAATGCCCAGCTCCTCATCTGGACTCACTCCTCTCAACTCTGCTGCCCCCAGCGTGTTCTCCACTGACTTCCTAGATACACAGGACCTACAGTTGCACTGGGATTAA
- the MRTFB gene encoding myocardin-related transcription factor B isoform X2, with amino-acid sequence MDHVGTADAEDDPGSLPRLAPSPHSEAVAHEFKELSLQPSQCLPPLNERKNVLQLRLQQRRTREQLVDQGIMPPLKSPAAFHEQIKSLERARTENFLKHKIRSRPDRSELVRMHILEETFAEPSLQATQMKLKRARLADDLNEKIAQRPGPMELVEKNILPVDSSVKEAIIVGQQNYPQALDDYSFDEDSSDALSPDQPASQESQGSAASPGEPKTSDSPSPITPNATTSTQYPPLTSPVPEFLKTPPTIEHVTRSTATATMTTSTVTAAKPGPTLVKQSHPKNPNDKHRSKKCKEPKPRVKKLKYHQYIPPDQKGEKNEPQMDSNYARLLQQQQLFLQLQILSQQQQHYNYQTILPAPLKPLSDKQNNSGNTPLSALNNNTPTSAANATRQNSNVPSRKPGPLPSSLDDLKVAELKMELKLRGLPVSGTKTDLIERLKPYQDLNNNGVTTCSSATVTTSTGATGNTGEMAVAFPVATLNKTVANTISSFPLEKTATGPGCKAINTENVSSPLPISPSPSEQSNLSTDDTGMADTFTEMMTMVSPSQFLSTSPLRTNTSDDNQNRSSGKISSMEFDVAEKDRKLQEKEKQIEELKRKLEQEQKLVEVLKMQLEVEKRGQQQQSQTSGNSAALEQKQFSAAVKDENALTDCSSTSQSVSVASHPLGQPVYTTGQNPVAQKAVIIKQEIPVAKADPQSAISQFYVNPQRQPQTAVVAQPQALLTTQGTQLLLPLSIQGPNSATSVQLPVGNIKLQAQSQAGIQTPSQIPAPIPSSGPVQTAAKTHTPQSKQNTITQHALGQTQQIRKVFPPTTSTTVFSYQTAPVTTPSQSFINKTSNSNIRSGNNQTPSVQNGPVPPNKPGSPSQAQSYIVQQSLFNSTASKTKDPPRYEEAIKQTRNIQTSHREISSAHSQQMDDLFDILIKSGEISLPIKEEPSPISKMRPVTANITTMPVNTVISRPPPQIQMAPPPVSLEPTTSLSISLENQLEALLDGTLPSGNEIPQLTSGNEDRESFSLIEDLQNDLLNHSSILDHSHSPMETSDPQFTTNSSCLSLDLPDTNLDNMEWLDITMPSSSSGLTPLNSAAPSVFSTDFLDTQDLQLHWD; translated from the exons TACTTCAGCTGAGGCTACAACAAAGACGGACACGTGAACAGCTGGTGGACCAGGGCATCATGCCAC CTTTGAAAAGTCCCGCTGCATTCCACGAGCAGATAAAGAGCCTGGAGCGAGCCAGG aCTGAAAATTTTTTGAAGCACAAGATTCGCAGCAGACCGGACCGGTCTGAGCTGGTCAGAATGCACATCCTTGAAG AGACCTTTGCAGAGCCTTCGTTGCAAGCCACTCAGATGAAACTGAAGAGAGCACGCTTGGCAGATGATCTGAATGAGAAGATTGCGCAGAGGCCTGGCCCTATGGAGctggtagaaaaaaatattctgcctGTAGATTCCAGTGTTAAAGAGGCAATTATAG TTGGACAACAGAATTACCCTCAAGCTTTGGATGACTATTCATTTGATGAAGACAGCAGTGATGCTTTATCACCAGatcagccagccagccaagaaTCCCAAGGTTCAGCTGCTTCCCCTGGTGAACCAAAAACAAGTGACTCACCATCACCAATAACACCAAATGCTACTACTTCTACACAG tATCCACCTTTAACCTCTCCAGTTCCTGAATTCCTTAAAACTCCTCCCACAATCGAACACGTTACACGTTCTACTGCTACAGCCACCATGACCACAAGTACTGTGACTGCAGCAAAGCCTGGGCCAACATTAGTAAAG CAAAGCCACCCAAAGAACCCAAATGATAAGCATCGGAGTAAGAAATGTAAGGAACCTAAACCAAGGGTGAAAAAATTGAAGTATCATCAATATATTCCACCTGATCAGAAAGGTGAGAAGAACGAGCCACAGATGGACTCAAACTATGCTCGTCTGCTACAACAGCAGCAACTGTTTTTGCAGCTGCAGATCCTGAGCCAACAGCAACAACACTACAACTACCAGACAATTCTGCCTGCACCACTGAA GCCACTGAGTGACAAACAGAATAACAGTGGGAACACACCACTAAGTGCTTTGAACAACAACACACCAACATCAGCTGCAAACGCAACAAGACAGAACAGTAACGTTCCTAGCCGGAAACCAGGACCTCTGCCTTCAAGTTTGGATGACTTGAAG GTAGCAGAGCTTAAAATGGAGTTGAAGTTGAGAGGATTACCTGTGTCTGGAACAAAAACAGATCTTATTGAGCGTCTGAAACCCTACCAAGATCTCAATAACAACGGAGTCACTACTTGCAGCTCTGCTACAGTCACTACTTCTACTGGAGCCACAGGTAACACAGGGGAAATGGCTGTGGCATTTCCTGTTGCAACACTAAATAAAACAGTGGCTAATACCATATCCAGCTTTCCTCTGGAAAAAACAGCTACTGGACCTGGCTGCAAAGCAATAAATACTGAGAACGTTAGCTCTCCCTTGCCTATATCTCCCTCCCCTTCAGAACAATCTAATCTAAGCACAGATGATACTGGTATGGCAGACACTTTCACAGAAATGATGACCATGGTGTCACCATCTCAGTTCTTAAGTACTTCGCCACTAAGAACAAATACAAGTGATGATAATCAGAATCGGAGCAGTGGAAAAATCTCAAGCATGGAATTTGATGTAGCAGAAAAGGACCGCAagcttcaagaaaaagaaaaacagattgaaGAGCTCAAAAGGAAACTGGAACAAGAGCAGAAACTTGTGGAAGTACTGAAAATGCAACTTGAGGTTGAAAAAAGGGGACAGCAGCAACAGTCTCAGACTTCTGGTAACTCAGCTGCTTTGGAACAGAAGCaattcagtgctgctgtcaaaGATGAAAATGCTCTTACTGACTGCTCAAGCACAAGTCAATCTGTATCTGTAGCTAGTCATCCTTTAGGACAACCAGTATACACCACTGGACAGAATCCAGTTGCCCAAAAGGCAGTTATCATCAAACAGGAGATACCTGTGGCCAAAGCTGACCCTCAGAGTGCGATTTCTCAATTTTATGTTAATCCACAGAGGCAACCACAAACTGCAGTTGTTGCCCAACCTCAAGCTTTACTGACGACACAAGGAACACAGCTGCTCCTTCCACTATCTATCCAGGGACCGAATTCTGCCACTTCGGTGCAGCTACCAGTTGGAAATATAAAGCTACAG GCTCAATCACAAGCTGGAATACAGACCCCATCACAAATACCTGCTCCTATTCCTTCCTCTGGCCCGGTCCAGACAGCAGCTAAGACGCATACTCcacaatcaaaacaaaacaccatcacGCAGCATGCACTTGGTCAGACCCAACAAATCAGAAAG GTTTTTCCACCTACCACATCAACTACAGTGTTTTCCTATCAGACTGCACCAGTTACAACACCTTCACAATCTTTTATTAACAAAACATCAAACTCTAACATTCGCAGTGGTAATAATCAGACTCCCTCTGTGCAGAATGGACCTGTTCCTCCTAATAAG CCTGGCTCCCCATCTCAAGCCCAGTCTTATATTGTTCAGCAGTCGCTCTTCAACAGCACAGCATCCAAGACAAAAGACCCCCCCCGTTATGAAGAGGCCATAAAACAGACCCGCAATATTCAGACATCTCACCGTGAG ATTTCCAGCGCACACAGCCAGCAGATGGATGATCTTTTTGATATTCTCATCAAAAGTGGAG AGATTTCCCTTCCAATAAAGGAAGAACCATCTCCCATTTCTAAAATGAGACCAGTAACAGCCAACATCACTACAATGCCAGTAAATACAGTGATATCCCGCCCACCACCACAGATCCAAATGGCCCCTCCTCCTGTGTCCTTGGAACCAACAACCAGCTTATCTATAAGTCTGGAAAACCAACTTGAAGCCCTCCTGGATGGAACTTTACCTTCAGGTAATGAAATTCCTCAATTGACAAGCGGTAACGAGGACAGAGAGTCGTTTTCTTTAATTGAAGACCTCCAGAATGATCTGCTTAATCACTCCAGCATTTTAGATCACTCCCATTCACCCATGGAAACGTCTGACCCCCAGTTTACCACTAATAGTTCTTGTCTATCTCTTGACCTTCCTGACACAAATTTAGACAATATGGAATGGCTGGACATTACAATGCCCAGCTCCTCATCTGGACTCACTCCTCTCAACTCTGCTGCCCCCAGCGTGTTCTCCACTGACTTCCTAGATACACAGGACCTACAGTTGCACTGGGATTAA